One segment of Amycolatopsis alba DSM 44262 DNA contains the following:
- a CDS encoding thiolase domain-containing protein, with translation MPDVAVVGFAQAPNVRSTPGTTNGVEMLVPIFAEVFERTGLSKEDIGFWCSGSSDYLAGRAFSFIAAVDAIGAFPPIHESHVEMDAAWALYEAWLKIRMGEVETALVYGFGKSSAGQLRRVLALQMDPYVVAPLWPDSVSVAGIQARLGLEAGLWSEKDLAEVAARSRADAAGNPAAQFSGTVEVAELLDAPYFADPLRAHDIAPVTDGAAVLVLASAERAADLVDSPAVITGIEHRVDSPALGVRDLTRSPSTVAAGRALDLDGVEVAELHAPFTHQELILRDALGLGDQVRINPSGGVLTGNPMFSAGLARIGEAANRILDGSARKTLAHATSGPVLQQNLVATLEVLS, from the coding sequence GTGCCAGATGTAGCAGTCGTGGGCTTCGCGCAGGCCCCCAACGTCCGCAGTACTCCGGGCACCACCAACGGCGTGGAAATGCTGGTGCCGATCTTCGCCGAGGTCTTCGAGCGAACCGGTCTGTCCAAAGAGGACATCGGGTTCTGGTGCTCGGGTTCCTCGGACTACCTCGCCGGCCGCGCGTTCTCGTTCATCGCCGCGGTCGACGCCATCGGCGCCTTCCCGCCGATCCACGAGTCGCACGTCGAGATGGACGCCGCCTGGGCGCTCTACGAGGCCTGGCTCAAGATACGGATGGGCGAGGTCGAGACCGCGCTCGTCTACGGCTTCGGCAAGTCCTCCGCCGGGCAGCTGCGGCGCGTGCTGGCCCTGCAGATGGACCCGTACGTCGTCGCGCCGCTGTGGCCGGATTCGGTGAGCGTCGCCGGGATCCAGGCGAGGCTGGGGCTCGAAGCGGGGCTGTGGTCGGAAAAGGACCTCGCCGAGGTCGCCGCGCGCAGCCGTGCCGACGCCGCCGGGAATCCCGCCGCCCAGTTCTCCGGAACGGTCGAGGTCGCCGAGCTCCTCGACGCGCCGTACTTCGCGGATCCCTTGCGGGCCCACGACATCGCGCCCGTCACCGACGGCGCCGCCGTCCTCGTGCTCGCCTCGGCCGAGCGGGCGGCGGACCTCGTCGACAGTCCCGCCGTGATCACCGGGATCGAGCACCGGGTCGACTCCCCCGCGCTCGGCGTGCGGGATCTCACCCGGTCACCGTCCACGGTGGCCGCCGGCCGCGCACTGGACCTCGACGGCGTCGAGGTCGCCGAACTGCACGCCCCGTTCACACATCAGGAACTGATCCTGCGCGACGCGCTGGGCCTCGGCGACCAGGTGCGGATCAACCCCTCCGGCGGGGTCCTGACCGGCAATCCGATGTTCTCGGCGGGGCTGGCGCGGATCGGCGAGGCGGCGAACCGCATCCTCGACGGCAGCGCGCGCAAGACCCTCGCCCACGCGACCAGCGGCCCCGTCCTCCAGCAGAACCTGGTCGCGACCTTGGAGGTCCTCTCGTGA
- a CDS encoding thiolase domain-containing protein, protein MKHLAAVLGTGQTHHKAKRTDVSMPGLLREAIDRAMLDAQTGWDDIDAVVLGKAPDLFEGVMMPELFLADSLGANGKPLLRVHTAGSVGGSTALVAASLVQSGVHKRVLTVAFEKQSESNAMWGLSILPPFQMPVGAGAGGYFAPHVRSYIRRSGAPDHIGAIVAAKDRRNGALNPYAHLRQSDITVESVQASQMLWDPIRYDETCPSSDGACAMVIGDEAAGDAVDGGAAWIHATAMRTEPTTFAGRDQVNPQAGRDAAAALWRDAGITDPLSEVDAAEIYVPFSWFEPMWLENLGFTDEGQGWKLTEAGETALGGRLPVNPSGGVLSSNPIGASGMLRFSEAAKQVMGRAGDYQVDGARIALGHAYGGGSQFFSMWVVGSAKPS, encoded by the coding sequence GTGAAGCACCTCGCGGCCGTACTGGGAACCGGCCAGACCCACCACAAGGCCAAACGCACCGACGTGTCCATGCCGGGCCTGCTCCGGGAGGCCATCGACCGGGCGATGCTCGACGCGCAGACCGGCTGGGACGACATCGACGCCGTCGTCCTCGGCAAGGCGCCGGACCTGTTCGAGGGCGTGATGATGCCCGAACTGTTCCTCGCCGACTCGCTCGGCGCGAACGGGAAACCGTTGCTGCGCGTGCACACCGCGGGTTCGGTCGGCGGATCGACGGCGCTCGTGGCGGCTTCGCTGGTCCAGTCCGGGGTGCACAAACGCGTCCTCACGGTGGCCTTCGAGAAGCAGTCCGAGTCGAACGCGATGTGGGGCCTGTCGATCCTGCCGCCGTTCCAGATGCCGGTGGGCGCGGGCGCGGGTGGCTATTTCGCGCCGCACGTGCGCTCCTACATCCGGCGGTCCGGCGCGCCCGATCACATCGGCGCGATCGTCGCGGCCAAGGACCGGCGCAACGGCGCCCTCAACCCGTACGCGCATCTGCGGCAGTCCGACATCACGGTGGAGTCGGTGCAGGCGTCGCAGATGCTGTGGGACCCGATCCGCTACGACGAAACGTGCCCTTCCTCGGACGGCGCGTGCGCGATGGTGATCGGCGACGAGGCGGCGGGCGACGCCGTCGACGGTGGCGCGGCGTGGATCCACGCGACCGCGATGCGCACCGAGCCGACCACGTTCGCCGGCCGCGACCAGGTCAACCCGCAGGCGGGACGCGACGCGGCCGCCGCGTTGTGGCGCGACGCGGGCATCACCGACCCACTGTCCGAAGTGGACGCAGCCGAGATCTACGTGCCGTTCTCGTGGTTCGAGCCGATGTGGCTGGAGAACCTGGGCTTCACCGACGAGGGCCAGGGCTGGAAACTCACCGAGGCGGGTGAGACCGCGCTCGGCGGACGGCTTCCGGTCAACCCGTCGGGCGGCGTGCTGTCGTCGAACCCGATCGGCGCGTCCGGGATGCTCCGGTTCTCCGAAGCGGCCAAGCAGGTGATGGGCCGGGCCGGGGACTACCAGGTCGACGGCGCGCGGATCGCGCTCGGGCACGCCTACGGCGGCGGTTCGCAGTTCTTCTCGATGTGGGTGGTGGGTTCGGCCAAGCCGAGCTAG
- a CDS encoding YhjD/YihY/BrkB family envelope integrity protein, with the protein MREKEAPTKWKRLRARYRWLDHVARAVNRYIEYGGYHYVASITYFSLFSLVPILMVAVSVAGFVLASQPQLIESMLNAITGTLPGGLGDKAGDLLTGFVEQRTSVGLIGLIIGLYSGWNWMNALRDALTALWGQNRSDLPLLRTIAADLLALLGLASALLVSFAITISGSALGRYLLGLAGVDDTAWGHNVLSAISIPLALLANWLVFLWVLTRLPRKPVGVRSAMRGAVALAVGFELLKQAGGIYLRLIGNSPTGVAFGSIIGLIFFISLVARMLVFVTAWTATARDAPPDPVKPPPPVVVRPVVEQPDRHGLKPVLVGAVTGVVATLAAQRLRPRRRP; encoded by the coding sequence GTGAGGGAGAAGGAAGCACCGACGAAATGGAAGCGGCTGCGCGCCCGCTACCGCTGGCTGGACCACGTGGCGCGGGCGGTGAACCGCTATATCGAGTACGGCGGGTACCACTACGTCGCGTCGATCACCTACTTCAGCCTGTTCTCCTTGGTGCCCATTCTCATGGTCGCGGTGTCGGTGGCGGGCTTCGTGCTGGCGAGCCAGCCGCAGCTGATCGAATCGATGCTGAACGCGATCACCGGCACGCTGCCCGGCGGCCTTGGCGACAAAGCGGGTGACCTGCTCACCGGATTCGTCGAGCAGCGCACCAGCGTCGGGCTCATCGGTCTGATCATCGGGTTGTATTCCGGCTGGAACTGGATGAACGCGTTGCGGGACGCGCTCACCGCGCTGTGGGGCCAGAACCGGTCGGATCTCCCGTTGCTGCGCACGATCGCCGCGGACCTGCTCGCGCTGCTCGGCCTCGCGAGCGCGCTGCTGGTCTCCTTCGCGATCACCATCTCCGGGTCCGCGCTCGGCCGCTATCTGCTGGGCCTGGCGGGGGTGGACGACACCGCCTGGGGGCACAACGTGCTGTCGGCGATCTCGATCCCGCTGGCCCTGCTGGCGAACTGGCTCGTGTTCCTCTGGGTGCTCACCCGGCTGCCGCGGAAACCGGTCGGGGTCCGCAGCGCGATGCGCGGCGCGGTCGCGCTCGCCGTGGGTTTCGAACTGCTGAAGCAGGCCGGTGGGATCTACCTGCGGTTGATCGGGAACTCGCCGACCGGGGTCGCGTTCGGTTCCATCATCGGCCTGATCTTCTTCATCTCACTGGTGGCGCGGATGCTGGTGTTCGTCACGGCATGGACGGCGACGGCGCGCGACGCCCCGCCGGATCCGGTCAAGCCGCCGCCTCCCGTGGTGGTCCGGCCGGTCGTGGAGCAGCCCGACCGGCACGGTCTCAAGCCGGTGCTGGTCGGCGCGGTGACCGGAGTGGTCGCGACGCTGGCCGCGCAACGCCTCCGGCCCCGCCGCCGTCCCTAG
- a CDS encoding transglutaminase-like domain-containing protein, producing MGPHVQVDVEMSFRVTKPGPAAFVVAFAGGAGQEEFAYPAPPRQVAFEHRTRAQVLDLPEGEHVVRYRAERALGPVEGEPVTLDDLIRYTRPSRYCPSDRMGGLALSRFGHLPGARSQVEAIVRHVREHLSYVVGAGSPADDAVDTYLAGEGVCRDYAHVCIALCRVIDIPARFAAVYAPGLSPMDFHAVFEAAIDGRWYVFDATGLAPRQSLCRIATGRDAADTAFLSTLGCELDFLGNTVLATAGPSLPEDDGSELIALA from the coding sequence ATGGGTCCCCACGTGCAGGTCGACGTCGAAATGTCCTTCCGGGTCACGAAACCCGGCCCCGCCGCGTTCGTGGTCGCGTTCGCAGGCGGGGCCGGCCAGGAGGAGTTCGCCTATCCCGCGCCGCCGCGCCAGGTGGCGTTCGAACACCGGACCCGCGCCCAGGTCCTCGACCTTCCGGAAGGCGAGCACGTCGTGCGGTACCGGGCCGAGCGCGCGCTCGGGCCCGTCGAAGGCGAGCCGGTCACCCTCGACGATCTGATCCGCTACACCCGGCCCAGCCGGTACTGCCCCTCGGACCGGATGGGCGGGCTCGCGCTGTCGCGATTCGGTCACCTGCCCGGTGCGCGCAGCCAGGTCGAGGCGATCGTCCGGCATGTGCGCGAGCACCTGTCCTATGTGGTCGGTGCCGGTTCCCCGGCCGACGACGCCGTGGACACCTACCTCGCCGGGGAAGGGGTTTGCCGCGATTACGCGCACGTCTGCATCGCGCTGTGCCGGGTGATCGACATCCCCGCCCGGTTCGCCGCGGTCTACGCGCCCGGACTGTCCCCAATGGACTTCCACGCCGTGTTCGAGGCCGCGATCGACGGCCGCTGGTACGTGTTCGACGCGACTGGTCTCGCGCCGAGGCAGAGCCTGTGCCGGATCGCGACCGGGCGGGACGCCGCCGACACCGCGTTCCTCTCCACCCTCGGCTGTGAACTGGACTTTCTCGGCAACACCGTGCTGGCGACGGCGGGCCCGTCGCTGCCGGAGGACGACGGATCGGAGCTGATCGCGCTCGCGTGA
- a CDS encoding cytochrome P450: MAAPLIPAGFDFTDPDLYATRLPLAEFAELRRTAPVWWNPQPHNTAGFRDDGYWVVSRLEDVKAVSRDSELFSSREKTAIIRFDEHMTDDSLEANRLVLLNMDAPQHTKLRRIVSKGFTPRSIAKLEDTLRDRAERIVSEAKKKGSGDFVVDVACELPLQAIAELLGIPQEDRLKIFDWSNQMVSYDDPEYEVEPLAASAEIVGYAWNMAEERRKCPMDDIVTKLVQADVDGESLASDEFGFFVILLAVAGNETTRNAITHGMKAFLDHPDQWELYKKERPKTAPDEIVRWATPVVAFQRTATRDTELGGQQIRKGDRVGMFYSSANFDPDHFDQPEKFDILREDNPHVGFGGTGSHYCIGANLARLEIDLIFNAIADVMPNISEVSAPDRLRSSWLNGIKHYQVNYG, encoded by the coding sequence GTGGCCGCTCCCCTGATCCCCGCCGGTTTCGATTTCACCGATCCGGATCTTTACGCCACCAGACTGCCTCTGGCGGAGTTCGCGGAACTCCGCCGTACGGCACCGGTCTGGTGGAACCCGCAGCCGCACAACACCGCGGGCTTCCGCGATGACGGTTACTGGGTGGTCAGCCGGCTCGAGGATGTCAAGGCGGTGTCGAGGGACAGCGAGCTGTTCTCCTCGCGGGAGAAGACCGCGATCATCCGGTTCGACGAGCACATGACCGACGACAGCCTCGAAGCCAACCGGCTGGTCCTGCTCAACATGGACGCCCCGCAGCACACGAAGCTGCGGCGGATCGTTTCGAAGGGCTTCACGCCGAGGTCGATCGCGAAGCTCGAAGACACCCTGCGCGACCGCGCGGAGCGGATCGTCAGCGAGGCCAAGAAAAAGGGCTCCGGCGACTTCGTTGTCGACGTCGCGTGCGAACTTCCCTTGCAGGCCATCGCCGAACTGCTCGGCATCCCGCAGGAAGACCGGCTGAAGATCTTCGACTGGTCCAACCAGATGGTCTCCTACGACGACCCCGAGTACGAGGTCGAGCCGCTCGCCGCGTCCGCGGAGATCGTCGGCTACGCCTGGAACATGGCCGAAGAACGGCGCAAGTGCCCGATGGACGACATCGTCACGAAGCTGGTGCAGGCCGACGTCGACGGCGAATCGCTGGCGTCCGACGAGTTCGGGTTCTTCGTCATCCTGCTCGCCGTCGCGGGCAACGAGACGACGCGCAACGCGATCACCCACGGCATGAAGGCCTTCCTGGACCACCCCGACCAGTGGGAGCTGTACAAGAAGGAGCGGCCGAAGACCGCGCCGGACGAGATCGTCCGCTGGGCCACCCCGGTGGTCGCCTTCCAGCGCACCGCGACCAGGGACACCGAACTCGGCGGGCAGCAGATCCGCAAGGGCGACCGGGTCGGGATGTTCTACAGCTCCGCGAACTTCGACCCGGATCACTTCGACCAGCCGGAGAAGTTCGACATCCTCCGCGAGGACAACCCGCACGTCGGCTTCGGCGGCACGGGCTCGCACTACTGCATCGGCGCCAACCTCGCGCGGCTGGAGATCGACCTGATCTTCAACGCCATCGCCGACGTCATGCCGAACATCAGCGAGGTCTCCGCGCCGGACCGGCTCCGGTCGAGCTGGCTCAACGGGATCAAGCACTACCAGGTCAACTACGGCTGA
- a CDS encoding steroid 3-ketoacyl-CoA thiolase, producing MGSPVIVEAVRTPVGKRKGHLAGLHAAEILGAAQRALLERAGLAPALVEQAIGGAVTQAGEQAGNVTRTAWLHAGLPETTGATTIDAQCGSAQQATHLIAGLIAAGAIDAGISCGVEAMSRVPLGANRGESIGTPRPESWSIDMPNQYGAAERIAERRGITRDDVDRFGTASQAKAAAAWAAGHFDREVVAVKAPVLGEDGKPTGETRLVTRDQGLRETTVEGLAKLKPVLEGGVHTAGTSSQISDGAAALLLMDSDRAKALGLKPRARIVSQALVGAEPYYHLDGPVQATERVLAKAGMTIGDLDLFEVNEAFASVVLSWQRVHRPDEDKVNVNGGAIALGHPVGSTGARLLTTALHELERRDASTALVTMCAGGALSTGTIIERIA from the coding sequence GTGGGTAGTCCGGTGATCGTCGAGGCGGTCCGCACCCCTGTCGGCAAGCGCAAGGGCCACTTGGCAGGCCTGCACGCCGCCGAGATCCTCGGCGCGGCGCAGCGCGCCCTGCTCGAACGCGCGGGGCTGGCTCCCGCGCTGGTCGAACAGGCGATCGGCGGCGCCGTGACCCAGGCTGGTGAGCAGGCGGGCAACGTCACGCGGACGGCGTGGCTGCACGCCGGGCTCCCCGAGACCACGGGCGCGACCACAATCGACGCCCAATGCGGCTCCGCGCAGCAGGCGACGCACCTGATCGCCGGGCTCATCGCGGCAGGCGCGATCGACGCGGGCATCTCCTGCGGCGTCGAGGCGATGAGCCGGGTCCCGCTCGGCGCGAACCGCGGTGAGAGCATCGGCACGCCACGGCCGGAATCGTGGTCGATCGACATGCCGAACCAGTACGGCGCGGCCGAACGGATCGCCGAACGCCGCGGGATCACCCGCGACGACGTCGACCGGTTCGGGACGGCGTCGCAGGCCAAGGCCGCCGCCGCGTGGGCGGCGGGGCACTTCGACCGCGAGGTCGTCGCGGTGAAGGCTCCCGTCCTCGGCGAGGACGGCAAGCCGACCGGCGAGACGCGACTGGTGACCCGCGACCAGGGCCTGCGCGAGACGACCGTCGAAGGCCTCGCCAAGCTCAAGCCCGTCCTCGAAGGCGGCGTGCACACCGCGGGGACGTCCTCGCAGATCTCCGACGGCGCGGCCGCGCTCCTCCTGATGGACTCGGACCGGGCCAAGGCACTGGGCCTCAAGCCGCGGGCGCGGATCGTCTCGCAGGCCTTGGTCGGCGCGGAGCCGTACTACCACCTCGACGGCCCCGTGCAGGCGACCGAACGTGTCCTGGCCAAGGCGGGCATGACGATCGGCGACCTCGACCTGTTCGAAGTCAACGAGGCGTTCGCTTCGGTCGTGCTGTCGTGGCAACGGGTGCACCGGCCCGACGAGGACAAGGTCAACGTGAACGGTGGCGCGATCGCGCTCGGGCATCCCGTCGGCAGCACCGGCGCCCGCCTGCTGACCACGGCGCTGCACGAACTGGAACGCCGCGACGCGAGCACCGCGCTGGTGACGATGTGCGCCGGCGGCGCGCTTTCCACCGGCACCATCATCGAACGGATCGCTTGA